A DNA window from Myripristis murdjan chromosome 19, fMyrMur1.1, whole genome shotgun sequence contains the following coding sequences:
- the LOC115377866 gene encoding LOW QUALITY PROTEIN: arf-GAP with dual PH domain-containing protein 1 (The sequence of the model RefSeq protein was modified relative to this genomic sequence to represent the inferred CDS: inserted 2 bases in 1 codon), which yields MAQEPEGNNRLLQDVLARAGNDTCADCGNPEPDWASLTLGVFVCQACSLLHRSIPHISRVKSVQDTWDASEVEGSLLVPSLPLVAASGNNAAKXKVRAEVPAFFYYRPTHTDCKLLREQWIRARYERNEFEFIEKQEPYSAGYREGFLWKRGRDNGQFLSRKFILSEREGALKYFNKQDAREPKAVMKIETLNATFQPAKIGNPCGLQITYLKDNSTRNIFVYHSDAKEMVDWFNAIRAARFHYLQVAFPGASDEELVPKLTRNFMKEGFMEKTGPKHTEGFKKRWFTMDDRRLMYFKDPLDAYARGEVFIGSKENSYTVLPGLPPTTQGYHWNHGITIVTPDRKFLFACETEAEQRDWIAAFQRVINRPMRPQEYAVEAHFKHKP from the exons AGCCGGATTGGGCGTCGCTGActttgggtgtgtttgtttgccagGCCTGCTCGCTCCTGCACCGGAGCATCCCCCACATCAGCCGGGTCAAGTCTGTCCAGGACACGTGGGATGCCAGCGAGGTGGAG GGGAGTTTGCTTGTCCCGTCTCTTCCCCTCGTGGCCGCGAGTGGAAACAATGCAGCCAA CAAAGTACGAGCAGAAGTTCCCGCTTTCTTCTACTACAGACcgacacacactgactgcaa gctGCTGAGGGAGCAGTGGATCAGAGCTCGCTACGAGAGGAACGAGTTTGAGTTCATCGAGAAGCAGGAGCCCTACTCTGCAG GGTACCGAGAGGGGTTTCTATGGAAACGAGGCCGAGACAACGGTCAGTTCCTCAGCCGAAAGTTCATCCTGTCGGAGAGGGAGGGAGCCCTCAAGTACTTCAACAAGCAGGAT GCCCGCGAGCCCAAGGCGGTGATGAAAATCGAAACGCTCAATGCCACGTTTCAGCCGGCCAAGATCGGCAACCCGTGCGGCCTGCAGATCACCTACCTGAAAGACAACAGCACAAGGAACATCTTCGTCTACCACAGTGACGCCAAg GAAATGGTGGACTGGTTCAACGCCATCAGAGCAGCCAGGTTTCACTACCTGCAGGTCGCCTTCCCCGGAGCGAGCGACGAGGAG CTTGTGCCCAAACTGACCCGAAACTTCATGAAGGAAGGCTTTATGGAGAAAACCGGTCCCAAG cacacGGAGGGCTTTAAGAAGAGGTGGTTCACTATGGATGACAGGAGACTCATGTACTTCAAAGATCCTCTG gatgCGTACGCCCGGGGCGAGGTGTTCATCGGCAGTAAGGAGAACAGCTACACCGTTCTGCCCGGCCTGCCTCCGACCACGCAGGGCTACCACTGGAACCACGGCATCACCATCGTGACGCCCGACAGGAAGTTCCTGTTCGCCTGCGAGACCGAAGCCGAGCAGCGGGATTGGATAGCGGCCTTCCAGAGGGTCATCAATCGACCAATGAGGCCACAGGAATATGCAG TGGAAGCCCATTTTAAACACAAGCCTTGA